One window of the Candidatus Dependentiae bacterium genome contains the following:
- the mnmG gene encoding tRNA uridine-5-carboxymethylaminomethyl(34) synthesis enzyme MnmG produces the protein MNKAYTYDVIVVGGGHAGIEAAHAAANMGSKTLLITLDTNKIGLMPCNPAIGGVGKGHIVFEISALGGLMPKLCTQTYLQARMLNTRKGPAVQGLRLQIDKEAYNQLSKKTLEALPSLSLRNGMVEEVLVNEQKQVTGVRTQDGSIIAAPTVILTTGTFLNGRIHIGTHNYSAGRRDEQAVTTLSDCLRNLGLHMQRLKTGTPPRLSRASLDFSKMEQQEDDNLNYLFEFYPHNVVNKRACYITRTNEATHTIIRENLNKSAMYSGNITGIGPRYCPSIEDKIARFPDKTSHQIFVEPETETCDEIYPNGISTSLPLDIQEQYIRSINGFEHAIITKAGYAVEYDFVLPNQLNQTLEVQKVPGLFLAGQINGTTGYEEAAGQGMLAGINAHLKAHNLPEFILDRTESYIGVMIDDLVTMGVDEPYRMFTSRAERRLLLRQDNAFLRLTPKAYQLGLIDEQLYADFVHEKQLIEDTVQKIYAEKTITHLLTLFEDMQTHKAEIVALTSTQLSDRALQTIHAQLRYAPYLERELKEVERREQYKALKIPVNFAYKDLPGLSIELQQKLSKHQPATIAQASLIPGMTPAAVSLLICTIKRRN, from the coding sequence ATGAACAAAGCATACACATATGATGTCATTGTTGTTGGTGGTGGTCATGCCGGCATAGAAGCCGCACACGCTGCAGCCAACATGGGCTCTAAAACATTACTCATTACTCTGGATACTAATAAGATAGGTCTTATGCCCTGCAATCCTGCAATTGGTGGTGTAGGCAAGGGCCATATTGTATTTGAAATAAGTGCACTAGGTGGCTTAATGCCAAAACTTTGCACACAGACCTACCTGCAAGCACGTATGCTGAACACCCGCAAAGGTCCGGCTGTACAAGGACTCCGGTTGCAAATCGACAAAGAAGCCTATAATCAACTGAGTAAAAAAACGCTCGAAGCACTGCCTAGTCTATCCTTACGCAATGGCATGGTAGAAGAAGTACTCGTTAATGAACAAAAACAAGTTACTGGTGTACGTACACAAGATGGATCTATCATTGCTGCACCAACAGTTATTTTGACTACTGGCACATTCTTGAATGGTCGTATCCATATTGGCACACATAATTACTCTGCAGGACGCCGCGATGAACAAGCCGTCACTACATTGTCTGACTGCTTGCGCAATCTTGGGTTGCATATGCAACGCCTGAAAACCGGTACGCCACCGCGCTTGTCACGTGCAAGTTTAGATTTTTCTAAAATGGAACAACAAGAAGATGACAATCTCAACTATTTGTTTGAGTTTTACCCACATAATGTTGTCAATAAAAGAGCTTGCTATATAACGCGTACTAATGAAGCTACTCACACAATTATTCGAGAAAATTTAAATAAATCTGCAATGTATAGCGGTAATATAACTGGCATTGGTCCACGTTATTGCCCATCAATCGAAGACAAAATAGCTCGTTTCCCTGACAAAACTTCACATCAAATTTTTGTCGAACCTGAAACAGAAACCTGTGATGAGATTTATCCAAATGGTATTTCTACCTCACTACCACTTGATATACAAGAACAATATATTCGTAGTATTAACGGTTTTGAGCACGCGATTATAACCAAAGCAGGTTATGCCGTAGAATATGATTTTGTACTACCTAATCAACTTAACCAAACACTCGAAGTACAAAAAGTACCAGGATTATTTCTAGCCGGACAAATTAATGGTACAACGGGCTATGAAGAAGCTGCAGGACAAGGCATGCTAGCCGGCATCAATGCACACTTGAAAGCTCATAACCTACCTGAATTTATTTTGGATCGGACTGAAAGCTACATTGGGGTCATGATTGATGACTTAGTCACTATGGGTGTTGATGAACCATATCGTATGTTTACCTCACGCGCTGAACGGCGATTATTATTGCGACAAGATAATGCTTTTTTACGCTTAACACCAAAAGCATATCAGCTTGGTTTGATTGATGAACAATTGTATGCAGATTTTGTACATGAAAAACAATTAATAGAAGACACAGTACAAAAAATTTATGCAGAAAAAACAATAACGCATCTGCTTACTCTTTTTGAAGACATGCAAACACATAAAGCTGAAATTGTAGCTTTAACAAGCACACAGCTATCTGACCGTGCACTGCAAACTATTCACGCACAATTGCGCTATGCACCATATCTTGAACGAGAGCTCAAAGAAGTAGAACGTAGAGAACAATACAAAGCATTAAAAATACCGGTAAACTTTGCGTATAAAGACCTACCTGGCCTTTCTATTGAATTGCAACAGAAACTGAGCAAACACCAACCAGCCACCATTGCTCAAGCAAGTTTGATTCCCGGCATGACACCGGCCGCAGTTTCATTGCTTATATGCACCATTAAAAGACGTAATTAA
- a CDS encoding prolipoprotein diacylglyceryl transferase, whose translation MMRRELLHIYGPFSIYSYGLFIALGLLVFLWLIRRHPQFTKLNLQEYFNPILIVSIITGVFGGRLLYTLTEPGGVTNIGEFFAYWQGGFSILGCIIAICIMLPVLLRYLQIPVLPFLDLVSIYAPLLQSISRIGCFCAGCCYGVATNVPWAVLYTDIQSSAPLHVYIHPTQLYNSLALLGIFTLQYFVLQRVFTKPGQLLCSYLLFVSLERFLVDFWRDDRTFFASPMLADFSVNQWVALGIIFAACCAFLFISRKK comes from the coding sequence ATGATGCGTCGCGAATTATTACATATTTATGGACCATTTTCAATTTACAGTTATGGTCTTTTTATAGCACTCGGGTTACTCGTATTCCTCTGGCTTATTCGACGCCATCCACAGTTCACTAAGCTCAATTTGCAAGAATATTTTAATCCTATTTTAATCGTAAGTATTATTACCGGTGTATTTGGAGGACGCCTGTTATACACCCTGACAGAACCAGGAGGCGTTACAAACATTGGTGAATTTTTTGCCTACTGGCAAGGAGGCTTTTCTATTCTTGGATGTATTATTGCCATTTGCATCATGTTACCCGTATTGTTGCGTTATTTACAAATACCAGTGCTACCATTTCTTGACTTGGTATCTATATATGCTCCATTGCTTCAATCGATCTCTCGTATTGGCTGTTTTTGTGCTGGCTGTTGCTATGGGGTAGCAACCAATGTACCATGGGCCGTACTTTATACGGATATACAATCTTCTGCCCCTCTTCATGTGTATATCCATCCAACACAGCTGTATAATAGCTTGGCATTACTTGGTATATTTACCCTGCAGTATTTTGTTTTGCAACGAGTGTTTACCAAGCCTGGTCAATTACTTTGTTCTTATCTTTTGTTTGTCAGTCTCGAACGGTTTTTGGTTGATTTTTGGCGAGATGACCGTACCTTTTTTGCATCACCCATGCTAGCAGATTTTTCAGTCAACCAATGGGTTGCATTAGGGATTATATTTGCCGCATGTTGCGCTTTTCTTTTCATCAGTAGAAAAAAATAA
- the dnaG gene encoding DNA primase yields MNIFTFIKEHISILDVTQEYATLKQAGGYWKGHCPFHHEKTASFTVSPHKEIFYCFGCHVGGDVITFISKIENCSQLEAAKHLTDRYNLELPASLSAQTSAIATNERNHYFELCKYMAIWCHEQLQKNESLLNYIRMRGFDINHINYFTLGYFPGGLQSIKHFIDWMKQHNTLPHDLIEAHIISQGKTVLYSPFEERLIFPIKDHLGRFCGFGGRTFKLDDERPKYYNSRENDFFVKGSLLFGLDLAKEAIQKTDTAFLVEGYTDCMAMVQHGYPNTIATLGTACTAQHLKTLSRYAQKLYVLYDGDHAGQKAILRLTELCWQVSMELHVITLPAKDDPASYLLTHKSLGPLIGTSQNIFHFFLHTQGKEFTSLPLNKKVEKIREFLEIIQHIDDRLKQDMLLQKAAKIFDMPFESLLHELGRIHSRPLPALDQTEEIIGDDGKTLPILEKRLFCAILHNTEFCTNERMLAIIEYMPEPLRTILKKLQHAQSAEGKVHFTQFFDMLSDHEKEYVSGLLLERTASIDQIAFEQLVYQLQKKQWKVIVQDIKTRIAQAKQSGNKEQVKKLMQDFVHLQQQLIASSSK; encoded by the coding sequence ATGAATATATTTACCTTTATCAAAGAACACATTTCTATTCTCGATGTTACGCAAGAATATGCCACACTCAAACAAGCTGGTGGCTATTGGAAAGGGCACTGCCCATTCCATCATGAAAAAACAGCATCTTTTACCGTCAGCCCACACAAAGAAATTTTTTATTGCTTTGGGTGCCATGTCGGTGGTGATGTTATTACGTTTATATCCAAAATAGAAAACTGCTCACAACTTGAAGCTGCAAAACATTTAACCGACCGCTATAATCTAGAGCTACCAGCTTCTCTTTCTGCACAAACATCTGCCATTGCTACCAATGAGCGAAATCATTATTTTGAGCTGTGCAAATACATGGCAATATGGTGCCACGAGCAATTACAAAAAAATGAATCTTTGCTCAATTATATACGCATGCGAGGTTTTGATATAAACCATATCAATTATTTCACGTTGGGCTATTTTCCGGGTGGACTCCAGAGTATTAAGCACTTTATTGACTGGATGAAACAACACAATACGTTACCTCATGATTTAATCGAAGCACACATCATTAGCCAGGGTAAAACAGTCCTTTATTCACCCTTTGAAGAACGCCTTATATTCCCTATTAAGGACCATTTGGGTAGATTTTGTGGATTTGGTGGTAGAACCTTTAAATTAGACGATGAACGCCCAAAATATTACAATTCACGAGAAAATGACTTTTTTGTAAAAGGTTCCCTTTTATTTGGACTTGATTTAGCAAAAGAAGCTATTCAAAAAACAGATACCGCTTTCCTGGTAGAAGGATATACCGATTGTATGGCAATGGTACAACATGGATATCCAAATACCATAGCAACTCTTGGGACCGCTTGTACTGCACAACACCTGAAAACCCTGTCTCGTTACGCCCAAAAATTATACGTTTTATATGATGGGGACCATGCTGGTCAAAAAGCAATTCTACGGCTCACTGAGCTTTGCTGGCAGGTAAGCATGGAGCTTCATGTTATTACGCTACCGGCCAAAGATGACCCTGCATCATATTTATTAACCCATAAGTCTTTGGGGCCATTAATCGGCACTTCACAAAATATTTTCCATTTTTTTCTGCATACCCAAGGTAAAGAATTTACTTCATTACCCCTGAATAAAAAAGTAGAAAAAATCAGAGAATTTTTAGAAATAATTCAGCATATAGATGACCGTCTAAAGCAGGATATGCTCCTACAAAAAGCGGCAAAGATATTTGACATGCCTTTTGAGTCATTACTACATGAATTAGGGCGTATCCATAGCCGTCCTTTGCCTGCTCTAGATCAGACAGAAGAAATTATCGGGGATGATGGAAAAACCCTACCAATACTAGAAAAAAGGCTCTTTTGTGCTATACTGCATAATACGGAATTTTGTACAAATGAGCGTATGTTGGCCATTATTGAATATATGCCGGAACCCCTGCGAACCATCCTGAAAAAATTACAGCATGCCCAATCAGCAGAAGGCAAGGTACATTTCACCCAGTTTTTTGATATGTTATCTGATCATGAAAAAGAATACGTCAGCGGCTTATTACTTGAGCGCACTGCATCAATTGATCAAATAGCATTTGAACAACTTGTATACCAACTGCAAAAAAAACAATGGAAAGTTATTGTACAGGATATAAAAACCAGAATTGCACAAGCAAAACAAAGTGGCAATAAAGAACAAGTAAAAAAACTTATGCAAGATTTTGTACATTTACAACAACAACTTATAGCTTCTTCTTCAAAATAA
- the rpoD gene encoding RNA polymerase sigma factor RpoD produces the protein MAIKKTKTTRSSQKEPSAKKVVAKTSTKKSSTASTITKKAKDLDLKKELIQELIERGKREGVLTFEELVIFSDEQNLSDKEADELQELIEKEHIELMSQEDLEASGDIDFEPHEAPAAKVTTTLEVEDDLDEDEEEVAEDSDDEERIEAKQTTSAQIADSVKSYLRDIGKIPLLNKKTETDIAEKIARSKERSIDSISRFPFLYKEFVVLADKLEKNIIPLKDVIQFSEFDEENLPKIEEEKTDLLKTIKKIEKLIENEDAIYQSYRGNLDSQAKKNEMLAKVKENKEAIGETIRSIKLSNKLIKRLTKRLEKHVKKIEEKEELIKVCQEQLEPYLAIKKPTEQDKRVIEELETSIRVAHKAIKKLEVEAGLPRDTMMERYKQLLISQAMDKRAKDDLAKANLRLVVNIAKKYVNRGLHFLDLIQEGNIGLMKAVEKFEFERGYKFSTYATWWIRQAITRAIADQSRTIRVPVHMVETLNKINKIERTYHQKEGRKPTYAELAKELNLDEKKIKNIIKISKEPISLETPVGDSEDAFIKDFIENENEFSPSETAGHNDLREGVREELKTLTPREEKVIKMRYGIDYASEHTLEEVGKDFSVTRERIRQIEVKALRKLRHPSRSKRLLALLEKKLEDKQADDIAYEDDDIDDSDE, from the coding sequence ATGGCAATCAAAAAGACAAAAACTACTCGTTCTTCTCAAAAAGAACCCTCTGCAAAGAAGGTAGTCGCTAAAACGAGCACTAAAAAGTCATCGACTGCCAGTACTATTACTAAAAAAGCAAAAGATCTTGATTTGAAAAAAGAACTCATTCAAGAGTTGATAGAACGCGGCAAAAGAGAAGGTGTTCTTACTTTTGAAGAACTTGTTATCTTCAGTGATGAGCAGAATTTAAGCGATAAAGAAGCCGATGAGCTCCAAGAGCTAATCGAAAAAGAACATATTGAATTAATGTCGCAAGAAGATCTTGAGGCAAGTGGTGACATAGATTTTGAACCACACGAAGCACCTGCTGCAAAGGTTACGACTACTCTCGAAGTAGAGGATGACCTTGATGAGGATGAAGAAGAAGTTGCTGAAGATAGTGATGATGAAGAACGTATTGAAGCAAAACAAACTACCTCTGCACAAATTGCTGACAGTGTAAAATCATACCTGCGTGATATAGGTAAAATACCATTACTAAACAAAAAAACTGAAACAGACATTGCAGAAAAAATTGCACGCAGCAAAGAACGATCTATTGATTCTATTTCTCGTTTTCCATTTTTATATAAAGAATTTGTTGTCTTAGCAGATAAATTAGAAAAAAATATTATACCGCTTAAAGATGTTATCCAATTTTCTGAATTTGATGAAGAAAATTTGCCTAAGATAGAAGAAGAAAAAACAGATTTACTTAAAACTATTAAAAAAATAGAAAAATTAATCGAAAACGAAGATGCGATTTATCAATCGTATCGTGGCAACCTAGATTCGCAAGCAAAAAAGAACGAGATGCTTGCCAAAGTAAAAGAAAATAAAGAAGCTATAGGCGAAACTATTCGCTCTATTAAATTATCTAATAAGCTCATCAAACGTCTGACCAAACGTTTAGAAAAACATGTCAAAAAGATTGAAGAAAAAGAAGAGCTCATAAAAGTATGTCAAGAACAGCTGGAACCATATTTAGCAATTAAAAAACCAACAGAACAAGACAAACGCGTTATTGAAGAACTTGAAACAAGTATCCGTGTTGCGCATAAAGCTATTAAGAAGTTAGAAGTAGAAGCCGGACTTCCACGTGATACTATGATGGAGCGCTATAAGCAATTGCTCATCAGCCAAGCCATGGATAAGCGAGCTAAGGATGACTTGGCCAAAGCTAACTTACGCTTGGTAGTAAATATTGCAAAGAAATATGTCAATCGCGGTTTACACTTCCTTGACTTGATTCAAGAAGGTAATATTGGTCTCATGAAGGCGGTAGAAAAATTTGAATTCGAACGCGGATATAAATTTTCTACGTATGCTACCTGGTGGATTCGCCAAGCAATTACCCGTGCTATTGCAGACCAATCACGTACCATTCGTGTTCCAGTTCACATGGTTGAAACACTCAATAAAATCAATAAAATTGAACGTACGTATCACCAAAAAGAAGGCCGCAAGCCAACATATGCTGAATTAGCAAAAGAACTGAATCTGGATGAAAAGAAAATTAAAAATATCATCAAAATTTCAAAAGAACCTATATCTCTTGAGACACCAGTAGGCGATAGTGAAGATGCATTTATCAAAGACTTTATAGAAAATGAAAATGAATTTTCACCGTCAGAAACTGCTGGTCACAATGATCTGCGTGAAGGTGTACGAGAAGAACTCAAAACATTAACTCCTCGTGAAGAAAAAGTCATCAAAATGCGCTATGGTATAGATTATGCGTCAGAACATACCTTAGAAGAAGTTGGTAAAGATTTCTCAGTTACCCGTGAACGTATTCGTCAAATAGAAGTCAAAGCATTGCGCAAATTACGTCATCCGTCCCGTAGTAAAAGATTGCTTGCATTATTAGAAAAAAAACTAGAAGATAAACAAGCAGATGATATAGCATATGAAGATGATGACATAGATGATAGCGATGAATAA
- a CDS encoding hemolysin family protein, with protein sequence MEQPLLTELWTPIICFIGALAIRAVFAFIETSITAMRLFKIKELSQATGSKYNFLFQALEKTPHRVLITTLIMSSIADVTSAALATGIMETIFARFNLSSGLGFSAGIAFASIAIIIFGEIIPKNLAKGHGRGERIFKNMLWLLALMYRLLSPLVTTLLNFSNAIVYQLSGKQAFTGSEWISSEQEVQFLIRYTHEKGLIEPEKTEMLENIFELGYTPVKEIMVPATDIVSISIDASINNARDIFSTYRYTRLPVYEDKPENIVGMLHQKDLFEMLYKHEVKSIAELMRPIIFIPETVKINQLLRELRQKHMHIAIVINEHGSMTGLITLEDILEEIVGEISDEHELISEKIIALQEGGWLVDASIPLEDVEELLNISLESEESVTLGGFLTEHLQHLPKKGERLLYKHFYFQIQKASPKRVRQVLIFAENNKE encoded by the coding sequence ATGGAACAACCTTTACTGACAGAATTATGGACACCTATAATTTGTTTTATAGGTGCCCTGGCTATACGTGCAGTATTTGCATTTATAGAAACCAGCATTACTGCAATGCGGTTATTTAAAATTAAGGAATTATCGCAAGCAACCGGCAGCAAGTACAATTTCCTGTTTCAGGCATTGGAAAAAACACCCCATCGAGTATTAATTACTACCCTCATTATGAGTAGTATTGCTGATGTAACATCTGCCGCATTAGCAACCGGCATCATGGAAACCATCTTTGCACGATTCAATCTTTCAAGTGGTCTTGGCTTTTCTGCAGGTATTGCATTTGCTTCCATAGCCATCATTATTTTTGGTGAAATTATTCCAAAAAATCTTGCAAAGGGACACGGTCGTGGCGAGCGTATTTTCAAAAATATGCTTTGGCTACTGGCACTCATGTATCGCTTACTAAGTCCTCTCGTTACCACATTGCTCAATTTTTCGAATGCCATTGTGTATCAGCTGAGTGGCAAACAAGCATTTACCGGCAGTGAATGGATTTCTTCAGAACAAGAGGTACAATTCCTGATCCGTTATACGCATGAAAAAGGTTTGATTGAACCCGAAAAAACAGAAATGTTAGAAAATATTTTTGAATTAGGGTATACACCAGTCAAAGAGATCATGGTTCCTGCAACCGACATTGTGTCTATTTCTATAGATGCATCCATTAACAATGCACGCGATATATTCTCAACCTATCGATATACTCGCTTACCTGTATATGAAGACAAGCCTGAAAATATTGTAGGCATGTTACACCAAAAAGATCTTTTTGAAATGTTGTATAAGCACGAAGTCAAATCAATTGCAGAGCTTATGCGCCCTATTATATTCATCCCCGAGACTGTCAAGATCAATCAGCTTCTACGCGAATTACGACAAAAGCATATGCATATTGCTATAGTTATTAATGAACACGGCAGCATGACTGGCCTTATTACCCTCGAAGATATTTTGGAAGAAATTGTGGGAGAAATTAGTGACGAGCATGAACTAATCAGTGAAAAAATTATTGCACTCCAAGAAGGTGGTTGGCTTGTAGATGCAAGTATACCACTAGAAGATGTTGAAGAATTATTAAATATAAGTCTTGAATCAGAAGAATCAGTCACTCTTGGCGGTTTTTTAACTGAACATCTGCAGCATCTACCTAAAAAAGGCGAGCGGTTGTTGTACAAACATTTCTATTTTCAAATTCAAAAAGCAAGCCCTAAGCGTGTACGACAAGTATTAATTTTTGCAGAAAATAATAAGGAATAA
- a CDS encoding SPFH domain-containing protein, with product MVGFPIGFAIFFLVVFLFLIVLLIKSVYLVKQAEVILIERLGKYHRMLKPGLHIVVPFLDNPRQVMWTFIQEADRGRYFRFNRTITRIDLREAVYDFPKQNVISKDNVTMEINALLYYQITDPKAAVYEINNLPQAIEKLTQTTLRDVIGSMDLDETLVSRGQINERLRIVLDEATDKWGVKVNRVELQEVNPPEDIRHAMEKQMRAERERREMILRSEGKKRSAILEAEGDQESRVLEAKGQAEARLTIAQAEAEAIQMIQRSVPHGDPLPYLIAMQYIKVLPELMKGKDDKIILVPYEASSMIGSLASMKKIFEQVK from the coding sequence ATGGTAGGATTTCCAATAGGCTTTGCCATCTTTTTTTTAGTAGTATTCTTATTTTTAATTGTATTACTTATAAAATCAGTTTATCTAGTCAAGCAGGCAGAAGTTATTTTGATCGAGCGTCTAGGTAAATATCATCGTATGCTTAAACCAGGCTTACACATAGTAGTGCCATTCTTGGATAATCCACGACAAGTTATGTGGACATTTATTCAAGAAGCAGACCGTGGTCGATATTTTAGATTTAACCGTACTATTACGCGTATTGATTTACGGGAAGCGGTGTATGATTTTCCTAAGCAGAATGTGATTTCAAAAGATAATGTAACTATGGAGATTAACGCATTACTCTATTACCAAATTACCGATCCAAAAGCTGCGGTATATGAGATCAATAATTTACCCCAAGCAATAGAAAAATTAACCCAAACGACGTTGCGTGATGTTATCGGGTCTATGGATCTGGATGAAACATTGGTGTCTCGTGGACAAATTAATGAACGTCTGCGCATTGTACTTGATGAGGCAACTGACAAGTGGGGGGTAAAAGTTAATCGGGTTGAGTTACAAGAAGTTAATCCTCCCGAAGATATTCGCCATGCAATGGAAAAGCAAATGCGTGCCGAGCGTGAACGACGTGAAATGATTTTGCGTTCAGAGGGTAAAAAACGTTCTGCAATATTGGAAGCAGAAGGTGATCAAGAGTCACGTGTTTTAGAAGCAAAAGGCCAAGCAGAAGCGCGCTTGACCATTGCGCAAGCAGAGGCCGAAGCTATCCAGATGATTCAGCGTTCAGTACCGCACGGTGATCCGCTTCCTTATTTGATTGCAATGCAATATATAAAAGTGTTGCCAGAACTTATGAAGGGTAAAGATGATAAAATTATCTTAGTGCCATATGAAGCAAGTTCAATGATTGGCTCGCTAGCTAGCATGAAAAAGATATTTGAACAAGTGAAGTAA
- a CDS encoding NfeD family protein, translating into MTQQFFFWLAIAFLFLLGELGNPGLFFFISFACGALVSAVVSFWTAALIIQMTIFLVITVISIILLRTLLSSYTQVQIERHYYSNVDALVGKKALVIKTIKPDQAGQVRIQGEIWAARADIEIASNTHVEIVAVRGAHVQVRIIH; encoded by the coding sequence ATGACACAACAATTCTTTTTTTGGTTAGCAATAGCGTTTTTATTTTTACTCGGTGAGCTCGGCAATCCGGGGCTGTTTTTCTTTATTTCATTCGCATGTGGTGCATTAGTGAGTGCTGTGGTAAGTTTTTGGACTGCTGCACTTATCATACAAATGACTATATTTTTAGTTATTACCGTCATAAGTATCATACTATTACGCACGTTGCTTTCTTCTTATACACAGGTGCAGATAGAGCGTCATTATTATAGTAATGTTGATGCACTGGTAGGCAAAAAAGCGTTGGTAATAAAAACAATTAAACCGGATCAGGCTGGCCAAGTAAGAATACAAGGAGAAATATGGGCTGCGCGTGCCGATATAGAGATTGCAAGTAATACACATGTAGAAATTGTTGCCGTACGTGGAGCTCATGTACAGGTCCGTATTATACACTAA